One window of the Thermomicrobiales bacterium genome contains the following:
- a CDS encoding GMC family oxidoreductase — MAGTHSIPSDIDILICGGGTAGAALAGIIARDTDLQVVLLEAGPDYGPLAAGRWPADALNAIEICRSHQWAYYGMAHPSHTQPTGYDRARIIGGCSSHNGCVALSGARADYDAWPGLGAPGWDWASVTPAFERAKRQLRVRSVADNEITPWQRVFVDGCIAHGIPWTDDLDNPDENVGVGASPVNIVDGMRWNTALAYLDPVRERPNLRVVGDCLVDRVVMENGRAVAVDALIDDTSVRIAARRIVLSAGAYGSPAVLLRSGIGPTDELERLGIAVTHPLAGVGQALADHPAVNLRLDRSDSLQTRMTDASSRGWLPDEQTLVKTRSSRCAEAFDLHLYAVSGRSPATGIWDCMVCVACVEPWSHGSVTLASTNPKDAPVIDHGFLSDPDDHDLDVLADGVELAAGLLATAPFSGSFGPSLETLSREEIVEFVRAAVGIYYHPAGSCRMGSADDPLAVVGPDGRVHGLDNLWVCDASIFPRVMRANTNLPAAMLAEHLASTIAQ; from the coding sequence ATGGCAGGCACGCACTCCATCCCCAGCGATATCGACATCCTGATCTGTGGCGGCGGGACGGCTGGGGCGGCGCTGGCCGGGATCATCGCGCGAGACACGGACCTGCAGGTCGTGCTGCTGGAGGCCGGGCCGGACTACGGCCCGCTCGCGGCTGGGCGCTGGCCGGCCGACGCCTTGAACGCCATCGAGATCTGCCGTAGCCACCAGTGGGCCTACTATGGCATGGCTCACCCCTCGCACACCCAGCCAACTGGCTACGACCGGGCGAGGATCATCGGCGGCTGCTCGTCCCACAACGGTTGCGTCGCGCTGTCCGGCGCCCGCGCCGACTACGACGCATGGCCGGGGCTCGGCGCGCCCGGGTGGGACTGGGCGTCGGTGACACCCGCATTCGAGCGCGCGAAGCGGCAGCTCCGCGTCCGCTCCGTCGCCGACAACGAGATCACACCCTGGCAACGGGTCTTTGTCGATGGCTGCATCGCCCACGGCATCCCCTGGACCGACGACCTCGACAATCCAGACGAGAATGTCGGTGTCGGCGCGTCGCCAGTCAATATCGTCGATGGTATGCGCTGGAACACCGCGCTCGCCTACCTCGATCCGGTCCGCGAGCGGCCGAACCTGCGCGTCGTTGGTGACTGCCTCGTCGATCGGGTTGTCATGGAGAACGGCCGCGCCGTCGCGGTCGACGCGCTGATCGACGACACGTCAGTCCGGATCGCGGCCCGGCGGATCGTGCTGTCGGCCGGCGCCTACGGATCTCCGGCCGTCCTGCTGCGATCGGGTATCGGCCCGACCGACGAGCTGGAACGGCTCGGGATCGCGGTAACGCATCCACTCGCGGGGGTTGGGCAAGCGCTCGCCGATCACCCTGCCGTCAATCTGCGGCTGGATCGATCGGATTCGCTGCAGACGCGGATGACGGACGCAAGCTCGCGCGGATGGTTGCCCGACGAACAGACGCTGGTCAAGACGCGCAGCAGCCGCTGCGCCGAGGCGTTCGACCTGCATCTCTACGCCGTCTCGGGTCGGTCGCCGGCGACCGGGATCTGGGACTGCATGGTCTGCGTCGCCTGCGTCGAGCCCTGGTCGCATGGCTCGGTCACGCTCGCCTCGACGAACCCCAAGGACGCGCCGGTCATCGACCATGGATTCCTCTCCGACCCTGACGATCACGATCTCGACGTTCTGGCCGACGGTGTCGAGCTGGCCGCCGGGCTGCTGGCGACCGCGCCATTCAGCGGGAGCTTCGGCCCCTCGCTGGAGACACTCTCTCGCGAGGAGATCGTCGAGTTCGTCCGTGCCGCGGTCGGCATCTACTACCACCCCGCTGGTAGCTGCCGGATGGGCAGCGCCGACGATCCACTCGCCGTCGTCGGGCCAGATGGCCGCGTCCACGGGCTGGATAATCTCTGGGTCTGTGACGCGTCGATCTTCCCACGAGTCATGCGGGCCAACACCAACCTTCCGGCCGCGATGCTGGCCGAGCACCTCGCTTCAACCATCGCCCAATAA
- a CDS encoding transketolase C-terminal domain-containing protein codes for MPESTIERSDREQLLAVLADRAKFVRTETLRLIAIAKSGHYTSVFSCAEIFAALYYHTLRIRPDAPQWENRDRLVLGKGHVAVGQYPLLADLGYFEPSLLDTYTRVGSAFGDHPDMKLIPGADFSSGSLGHNLSVSAGMALAGRMDGLDYRVFCLLGDGEMNEGQNYEAMMAAGNFQLSNLVAIVDRNQMSLDGFTEEVMPIEPLADKFRAFNWEVWEIDGHDLGALVDTFDALDQRTDPRPLCIIAHTRKGYGLSFMDLSREWHLGLLLGEDYDRAMAELVGDEPAPAYGSYSEWAREHRAERSTIARAKPATERSSVTAPVSIVTPPTAAPPTELHDKRSWSLTTSASQTTEAVSGRVLAGLAGQHPEIVGLTADLKYSNRLSDFAEEWPERFVNVGIAEQNMVSLAAGMAAAGKMPFVGTFAAFVALLCAEHIRTDLAYNNLPVRILAHHAGITMGYYGTNHHALEDLSITRTMANLTVFCPADAPSIRAGIEASLDWPGPIYFRLGRGREPVVYHDGLPDFAFGKAITYRDGSDLTVITNGLTMAAAVAAVETLAGEGLDCRLIDLHTVRPLDRDAIARAARETGRIITVEEHNITGGIGSAVAEVLAEEGIAIPFKRHGIYDEFAVIGPPAALYAHYRLDAPGIAEVVREWLAII; via the coding sequence ATGCCAGAGTCGACGATCGAGAGATCAGATCGCGAGCAACTTCTCGCCGTTCTGGCCGACCGGGCGAAGTTCGTGCGGACCGAGACGCTGCGGCTGATCGCGATCGCGAAGAGCGGGCACTATACCAGCGTCTTCTCCTGCGCCGAGATCTTCGCGGCGCTCTATTACCACACGCTCCGCATCCGGCCCGACGCGCCGCAGTGGGAGAATCGCGACCGCCTCGTGCTGGGCAAGGGCCACGTCGCGGTCGGGCAATATCCGCTGCTGGCCGATCTCGGCTACTTCGAGCCGTCGTTGCTCGACACCTACACCCGCGTCGGCAGCGCTTTCGGCGATCACCCGGACATGAAGCTGATCCCCGGCGCGGACTTCTCGTCCGGCTCGCTGGGCCACAACCTCTCCGTCTCGGCCGGCATGGCGCTGGCCGGCCGGATGGATGGGCTGGACTACCGCGTCTTCTGCCTGCTGGGTGATGGCGAGATGAACGAGGGCCAGAACTACGAGGCGATGATGGCGGCCGGCAACTTCCAGCTCTCCAACCTCGTCGCCATCGTCGACCGCAACCAGATGTCGCTGGACGGCTTCACCGAGGAGGTCATGCCGATCGAGCCGCTGGCCGACAAGTTCCGCGCCTTCAACTGGGAGGTCTGGGAGATTGACGGCCACGACCTCGGCGCGTTGGTCGACACGTTCGACGCGCTCGATCAGCGGACCGACCCGCGACCGCTCTGCATCATTGCCCACACGCGCAAGGGTTACGGCCTGTCGTTCATGGATCTCTCGCGCGAGTGGCACCTCGGGCTGTTGCTGGGGGAGGACTACGACCGGGCGATGGCTGAGCTGGTCGGCGATGAACCGGCCCCGGCCTACGGGAGTTACTCCGAGTGGGCGCGCGAGCACCGCGCCGAGCGCTCGACCATTGCGCGCGCCAAGCCGGCCACCGAGCGCTCCAGTGTCACAGCGCCCGTCTCGATCGTCACGCCACCCACCGCTGCGCCACCAACCGAACTACACGACAAGCGGTCCTGGAGCCTGACGACCTCGGCGAGCCAGACGACGGAGGCCGTCTCCGGTCGGGTACTGGCGGGTCTGGCGGGCCAGCACCCTGAGATCGTTGGTTTGACCGCCGACCTGAAATACTCGAATCGGCTCAGCGACTTCGCCGAGGAGTGGCCGGAGCGTTTCGTCAATGTCGGCATCGCCGAGCAGAACATGGTCTCGCTTGCGGCCGGCATGGCCGCCGCGGGCAAGATGCCGTTCGTTGGCACCTTCGCCGCGTTCGTTGCGCTGCTCTGCGCGGAGCACATCCGCACCGACCTTGCCTACAACAACCTGCCGGTGCGCATCCTGGCCCACCATGCCGGGATCACGATGGGCTACTACGGGACCAACCACCACGCGCTGGAGGATCTGTCGATCACCAGGACGATGGCGAATCTGACCGTCTTCTGCCCGGCTGACGCGCCGTCGATCCGGGCCGGCATCGAAGCGTCGCTCGACTGGCCGGGGCCGATCTACTTCCGGCTGGGCCGCGGCCGCGAGCCGGTCGTCTATCACGATGGCCTGCCGGACTTCGCTTTCGGCAAGGCGATCACCTACCGCGACGGTTCCGACCTGACCGTGATCACCAACGGGTTGACGATGGCGGCGGCGGTTGCCGCAGTCGAGACGCTGGCCGGCGAAGGACTCGACTGCCGGCTGATCGACCTGCACACGGTGCGGCCGCTGGACCGCGATGCGATCGCCCGGGCGGCGCGCGAGACGGGCCGGATCATCACCGTCGAGGAGCACAACATCACCGGCGGTATCGGCTCGGCGGTGGCTGAGGTACTGGCTGAGGAGGGCATCGCTATCCCGTTCAAGCGTCACGGTATCTACGACGAGTTCGCAGTGATCGGCCCGCCGGCCGCCCTCTACGCCCACTACCGCCTTGACGCCCCCGGCATTGCCGAGGTCGTCCGTGAGTGGCTTGCCATCATCTGA
- a CDS encoding non-heme iron oxygenase ferredoxin subunit translates to MPRFITVARAADIPAGTPKQVFVDDQPIAVCNVGGEFFAISDICTHDAYYLSGGLLEGDEIECPMHRAVFNVRTGEVEIPPAEKPLRTYSCRVIDGEVQVEV, encoded by the coding sequence ATGCCACGGTTCATCACAGTCGCACGCGCGGCGGACATCCCGGCAGGAACACCGAAGCAGGTGTTTGTCGACGATCAACCGATCGCCGTCTGCAACGTGGGCGGCGAATTCTTCGCCATCAGCGACATCTGCACCCACGACGCCTACTATCTCTCCGGCGGACTGCTGGAGGGGGACGAGATCGAGTGTCCGATGCATCGCGCGGTCTTCAATGTGCGGACCGGCGAGGTCGAAATCCCGCCGGCCGAGAAGCCACTGCGCACGTACTCCTGCCGCGTCATCGACGGTGAGGTGCAGGTCGAGGTTTAG